The region TAACATCAATAAGAGGCCATCCGCATAAAAAGTtgacgtccatttgttttttacaatgcCAAAGCCCCCAAAATGGTTATTTCCCGGGTTAAAATAAGGGGGAAAGATacattttattaaattttatctaTTTGTATTCTTactgatgataaaaattagcAAATGCTTTAGCTGCCTCTTATCCGCTCTTCTTGTTTCCCCGGATCTCCATCCTCTCAATAAATTAGCAAAGGAAAGTGCAAGAATTTAGACAGTtactgtaaaaaaataaaattgttcttCAGGGCTGcaaaatttgtcttcttttgaAGGGACATGTGTCACTTTTTTGGTCGGACAAAACGATCACAGTAGAGCGCTCAATTTAGACATCTTCTGCCactatatatgtatatataaacaCGCTACCTTtaggaaatgaaacaaagaaccTACATACGTGACGCAATAaaccctctttttctttttttgtatacATAATGTCCGCGCATTATGTCCGATCATAGTTAGGCTTTGGTCGGCCATGAGTAAATTTTGTTCGGCCAACGTCTGATGACCGactgttatttgcagccctggcTCTTAGCGCCGAAGTCACTGCTCTACTTATGGAGTTGCGGGTGCAAAATGCATGGAAACTAAAGCCTTCACGTTAGCactaaaataaatacaaagaggggagcagggatggcgtaATAGTGATTGCACCTACTTGGCCCAAGTTCGATTTAGAACTCGTGACCACGAGTGGGTTAAGTTGGTcgttggttctttactctgctccgagaggtttttctccgggttctccggttttcccctcccctcaaaaatcaacatttccaaattccaattcgatcacATGCAAGACCttcctgaaaaccactttcgagtgagtggagcttcctgtgTAAATATtaccaattattattattattattattattattattattattattattattattaatacttcagaaaaaaagaacctGTGATTAACGTCACGCATTTTACAATTTCCATCATTCGCTGTATGACATAACGATGACATAATCTGAATCATGCGTTTTttacagagttgctgaactgAGTAGAGCGTAACGGCAACATGGACAACTGGAGAGCAGAGAACGCTAGTTCTATTGGAGCACAATTCAAAAGGAGATTTCTTCCACTCTCAGCCATGACGGACGTCAATGTAACCAGTTCCCCAGAAAGAGCGCAAGACCATGAGGACAGCTTCAAGCTCGTTGTTGCGAAAACTTCAGTTTGTATGCTTGTTCTCGCCCTCTCGTTGATTGAAAATGTCATTGTTCTGGTTGTCGTGAAAAAAGACTACAGAAATCGCCTTCGAACGGCAAACAGTTTTCTTATAGCCAATATGTCAATAATTGACGCTCTGTtcgcttttcaaaatttacccCTCGCATACAACAACTTCATCATGAAAGGCCACTGGGTTCTTCAGGGACACTTTGGAATGCTATTGTGCAAAGTAGAtaacttcttttctttaatatcCATGGTCACAATCAACCTTACAATATTAGCCATTGCAGGGGATCGCTTTTGCGCTGTCTACCTGCCCTTCAAAAAAATCATCACCCGACGAAAGTGTTTCCAGCTTATTTTCTTAAGTTGGTTCATTTCCGCTTTATTTGCCGCACCAATACTGTTTTACGCCAACTTGCAAAGAGTCACAGAGAACCTTACAATCTGCACTGTCCCCGATCAACgcgttttgaaaatctggtaCATGGTTTTGACAGGAATCCTGGTCACTACTCTCATCATGATGTTCGTTTGGTACACGGCCATAGGCGTGAAGATACGGCGTCAAAAACTTCAATTCACTCTTAGCCAACGAGCGCAGAGAATACGAGAGAGAAGAAATCGCGATATTCTCAAGATGGTGGTGATTCTTATTGTCGTGTTTTATATTTGCTCTTTGCCACTGCTCGTGCTTCAGATGTCTCGTGTCCTTGGATTTTCCACCGAAGTCGAGAAAAA is a window of Acropora palmata chromosome 4, jaAcrPala1.3, whole genome shotgun sequence DNA encoding:
- the LOC141879409 gene encoding neuropeptide receptor 22-like, which gives rise to MDNWRAENASSIGAQFKRRFLPLSAMTDVNVTSSPERAQDHEDSFKLVVAKTSVCMLVLALSLIENVIVLVVVKKDYRNRLRTANSFLIANMSIIDALFAFQNLPLAYNNFIMKGHWVLQGHFGMLLCKVDNFFSLISMVTINLTILAIAGDRFCAVYLPFKKIITRRKCFQLIFLSWFISALFAAPILFYANLQRVTENLTICTVPDQRVLKIWYMVLTGILVTTLIMMFVWYTAIGVKIRRQKLQFTLSQRAQRIRERRNRDILKMVVILIVVFYICSLPLLVLQMSRVLGFSTEVEKNHGLFIAIVMMFMNGVINPIIYFTFNSSFREGLKVTMRKCRRCRSSAAFAGSTRVTTSGRAVGSNKRTFTQL